In a single window of the Ruminococcus albus 7 = DSM 20455 genome:
- a CDS encoding helix-turn-helix transcriptional regulator, with translation MNRDEFISMMSRNLKLVRTEFELNQDKMAHCLGISKKTLVEIEKGRTLLGWTGSAALAVIFSDSSVLQNAFGGEMSDLVKALAFDDTTVNFRQTHGGKVWWRQIETTDKWKIQQNYISQHYRLLTAGDRCVYSSFHLEKVKKAAEEYERGL, from the coding sequence ATGAACCGTGATGAATTCATCAGTATGATGAGCCGGAATCTTAAACTGGTGAGGACGGAGTTTGAACTCAATCAGGATAAAATGGCGCATTGTCTGGGGATATCGAAGAAAACTCTGGTGGAGATAGAAAAAGGAAGAACTCTGCTGGGGTGGACGGGTTCGGCGGCGCTGGCTGTCATATTCTCGGACAGCAGTGTTTTGCAGAATGCTTTCGGCGGCGAAATGAGTGACCTTGTAAAGGCGCTGGCTTTCGATGATACAACTGTCAACTTTCGTCAGACACATGGCGGCAAGGTATGGTGGAGGCAGATAGAGACCACCGATAAATGGAAGATACAGCAGAACTATATATCACAGCATTACCGCCTGCTGACAGCGGGCGACAGGTGCGTGTATTCCTCATTCCATCTGGAAAAGGTGAAGAAAGCGGCTGAGGAATATGAGCGGGGATTGTGA
- a CDS encoding PHP domain-containing protein: MVGDLHCHTTLSDGSLGIEEVIAQAKRMGLDFLAITDHDTLSSTSRAQILGERYGVNIIQAVELSAWDKKRNEKVHILCYAPQKPNRLEGLCLKSCQIRTECAKDMINKIMERYPIPRDAVMKYTKGSKSIYKSHIMRALISYGYATEFYGSVNDRLFSYPRGECLVTREYPDVNFVLDLIHSSKGVAVLAHPHMFGNIQLMKELTEAGKLDGIECFHFSATETQQNALKKYAEKHDLIVTGGSDFHGLYNSTMTHIGKFTTDEENLEKLFRLIHQNAKKAKKAGEASDIQAKEDTAPAEETSTEEE, translated from the coding sequence ATGGTAGGCGATCTGCATTGTCATACGACCCTTTCGGACGGTTCACTGGGCATAGAAGAAGTTATTGCGCAGGCAAAGCGCATGGGGCTGGATTTTCTTGCCATAACCGACCATGATACGCTGTCATCCACGAGCCGTGCGCAGATACTTGGTGAACGCTACGGAGTAAATATAATACAGGCAGTAGAGCTTTCTGCATGGGACAAGAAGCGCAACGAGAAAGTGCATATCCTTTGCTATGCGCCGCAGAAACCCAACAGGCTTGAAGGTCTTTGCCTTAAATCATGTCAGATAAGGACAGAGTGTGCGAAGGACATGATAAACAAGATCATGGAAAGGTATCCCATTCCCCGCGATGCTGTGATGAAGTATACCAAGGGCTCAAAGAGCATATATAAATCACATATAATGCGTGCGCTGATAAGCTACGGTTATGCCACTGAGTTTTACGGCTCAGTGAATGACAGGCTGTTCTCGTATCCCCGCGGTGAGTGCCTGGTGACAAGAGAATATCCCGATGTCAATTTCGTGCTTGATCTGATACATTCTTCAAAGGGAGTGGCTGTATTGGCACATCCCCATATGTTCGGCAATATCCAGCTGATGAAGGAACTTACAGAAGCAGGTAAGCTTGACGGCATAGAGTGTTTCCATTTTTCGGCAACGGAAACACAGCAGAATGCGCTTAAAAAGTATGCTGAAAAGCATGATCTGATAGTTACGGGCGGCTCGGATTTCCACGGCCTTTACAACAGCACCATGACCCATATCGGCAAGTTTACAACCGATGAGGAGAATCTGGAAAAGCTGTTCAGGCTGATACACCAGAATGCGAAGAAAGCCAAAAAAGCAGGCGAAGCCTCTGATATACAGGCTAAGGAGGATACCGCTCCTGCCGAGGAAACATCGACTGAGGAAGAATAA
- a CDS encoding DUF4352 domain-containing protein, translated as MKNQDFNTMPNDTGMMQPNIPTKKCKHCQSDIPAKAKVCPICNRKQSAPLGCIISLVIVGIIIIPAIAGSNGKSNKKNGATVVKKGSGNTQNTEDGADAETIEVGDTFECKGLSITAESVNNDYKVAKDEFGLYKAGEGNKYIAVSFTFENVDDSDKYVSIYDFDCYADNNSCEQKYLPDDNDFLNTNLSSGRKVSFTTYYEVPADSKDIELEYSADFWTDEKVKIKVQ; from the coding sequence ATGAAAAATCAAGATTTCAACACTATGCCCAATGACACAGGTATGATGCAACCCAATATACCAACGAAAAAATGTAAACACTGCCAAAGTGATATCCCAGCAAAGGCAAAAGTTTGTCCTATATGTAATCGCAAACAATCAGCTCCTTTAGGATGTATTATTTCTCTGGTAATAGTTGGTATTATAATAATTCCGGCAATCGCAGGCTCGAACGGAAAATCTAATAAGAAGAATGGGGCAACTGTTGTAAAAAAAGGCTCAGGCAATACGCAAAATACAGAAGACGGCGCTGATGCAGAAACAATAGAAGTGGGTGATACCTTTGAATGTAAAGGACTCAGTATAACAGCTGAATCAGTAAACAATGACTACAAAGTAGCAAAAGATGAATTCGGTCTATACAAAGCCGGCGAAGGCAACAAGTACATTGCTGTATCATTTACATTTGAAAACGTTGATGATTCAGACAAATATGTGAGCATATATGATTTTGATTGTTATGCGGATAATAACAGCTGTGAGCAAAAATACCTTCCGGACGATAATGATTTTTTAAATACAAATCTTTCATCAGGAAGAAAAGTATCTTTTACGACCTACTATGAAGTACCTGCTGACAGTAAGGACATCGAATTGGAATACAGCGCAGACTTCTGGACAGATGAAAAAGTGAAAATAAAGGTTCAGTGA
- a CDS encoding helix-turn-helix domain-containing protein: MDELNYMEIGARIRKSRESQMFTQEKLAEMLDVSVKFISDIELGAKGMSLKTLNKLSQSLLITTDYILYGNDSEAEIGEIMMLLQKCPTEKRKYAVDLLKVYVRSIDSKC; this comes from the coding sequence ATGGATGAGCTTAACTACATGGAAATTGGTGCAAGGATACGTAAAAGCCGTGAAAGTCAAATGTTTACGCAGGAAAAACTCGCTGAGATGTTGGATGTGTCTGTGAAATTTATAAGTGATATCGAACTGGGCGCAAAAGGAATGTCTTTAAAGACCTTGAATAAGCTGTCTCAAAGTCTTTTGATAACAACAGATTATATTTTGTATGGTAATGACAGTGAAGCCGAGATAGGTGAGATAATGATGCTTTTGCAGAAATGTCCCACTGAAAAACGTAAATACGCAGTTGATCTTTTGAAGGTCTATGTAAGATCGATAGATAGTAAGTGTTAA
- a CDS encoding NAD(P)-dependent malic enzyme has translation MNVMEESLKLHEQWKGKIEVISRAKINNARDLTLAYTPGVAQPCLEIEKDPDLSYVYTRRANLVAVITDGSAVLGLGNIGPEAGMPVMEGKCALFKEFADVDAFPLCVRSNDVDEIVNTVAMIAGSFGGINLEDIAAPRCFEIEAKLKERVDIPVFHDDQHGTAIVVGAAMLNACKLTGRDIGSLKVVMSGAGAAGCAIAKFLMSLGVKDIIMLNSKGIICEGDDIKNPAQAEMAKITNREHIRGGLADAMKGADVFVGVSKPDLVTPDMVKSMNDKPFIFAMSNPVPEIMPDVAKAAGAYIVGTGRSDFPNQINNVVAFPGIFKGALAVRASDINEEMKLAAAYAIASCVPDDKLCPEFILPDAFDRAVPVAVAEAVGKAARESGVARI, from the coding sequence ATGAACGTTATGGAAGAATCTTTAAAGCTTCACGAACAGTGGAAGGGCAAGATAGAGGTCATCTCAAGGGCTAAGATAAACAATGCCCGCGACCTTACACTGGCATACACCCCCGGTGTTGCTCAGCCTTGCCTTGAAATAGAGAAGGATCCCGATCTCAGCTATGTGTATACACGCCGCGCTAATCTTGTAGCTGTTATAACAGACGGTTCTGCAGTACTGGGCCTTGGCAATATTGGTCCTGAGGCAGGTATGCCTGTTATGGAAGGCAAGTGCGCTCTGTTTAAGGAATTCGCTGATGTTGATGCTTTCCCTCTCTGTGTAAGATCTAACGATGTTGATGAGATCGTCAATACCGTTGCTATGATAGCAGGAAGCTTCGGCGGTATAAACCTTGAGGATATCGCTGCACCAAGATGCTTCGAGATAGAGGCTAAGCTGAAAGAGCGCGTTGATATCCCTGTATTCCACGATGACCAGCATGGTACTGCTATAGTTGTAGGCGCTGCTATGCTCAATGCCTGCAAGCTGACAGGCAGAGATATCGGCAGCCTGAAAGTCGTAATGAGCGGTGCGGGCGCTGCGGGCTGTGCTATAGCTAAGTTCCTGATGAGCCTGGGCGTAAAGGATATAATCATGCTGAACTCCAAGGGTATCATCTGCGAGGGTGACGATATCAAGAACCCTGCACAGGCTGAGATGGCAAAGATAACCAACCGTGAGCATATCCGCGGCGGACTGGCTGATGCTATGAAGGGCGCTGACGTATTCGTAGGCGTATCCAAGCCTGATCTGGTAACTCCTGATATGGTAAAGAGCATGAACGATAAGCCTTTCATCTTTGCTATGTCCAACCCTGTACCCGAGATAATGCCCGATGTTGCAAAGGCAGCAGGCGCATACATCGTAGGTACCGGACGTTCTGATTTCCCGAACCAGATAAACAACGTTGTTGCATTCCCCGGAATATTCAAGGGTGCACTGGCAGTACGCGCAAGCGATATAAACGAGGAGATGAAGCTGGCAGCGGCTTACGCAATAGCTTCCTGTGTTCCCGATGACAAGCTGTGTCCCGAATTTATCCTTCCCGATGCTTTTGACAGAGCAGTTCCCGTTGCAGTAGCAGAAGCTGTAGGCAAGGCTGCAAGAGAAAGCGGAGTTGCGAGGATTTAA
- a CDS encoding endonuclease/exonuclease/phosphatase family protein, with protein MITSWNVNEFCGGEEAAINISYKEKCNIWKVNGSRYIEKIISYLNNKDDIVFINEFKGVKSIVNTLENRYEIASYPIGNNKFVTAAIFSKGAYKLYGEKILDEEFGSFRNRVIAVQRKDDPTQIIFGIHIPTYDPTDKHTSIELWNSIIRVHRRLHEDNRSVIYIGDINTYIPGTVNKSKLYEFMSEGLVDFWIETGHDHNEHTSNFNTRIDYALVTGKDFDKLNKKYDMTVDHTVRVNGLSDHSAIILKERTPETKKTGELK; from the coding sequence GTGATAACATCGTGGAATGTGAATGAGTTCTGTGGGGGAGAAGAAGCTGCGATAAATATATCGTATAAAGAAAAGTGCAACATATGGAAAGTCAATGGCAGCCGGTATATTGAAAAGATAATCTCATATCTGAATAATAAAGACGATATCGTTTTTATCAATGAGTTCAAAGGTGTCAAGAGTATAGTGAATACGTTGGAGAACAGATATGAGATAGCTTCTTATCCTATCGGTAACAACAAATTTGTCACTGCTGCTATTTTTTCTAAAGGGGCTTATAAACTATACGGAGAAAAAATACTTGATGAAGAATTTGGTTCATTCCGTAATCGTGTAATTGCTGTTCAGAGAAAAGACGACCCAACGCAGATCATATTCGGTATACACATACCTACATATGATCCGACAGATAAACACACTTCCATAGAGTTATGGAACAGTATTATAAGAGTACACCGCAGGCTGCATGAAGATAACAGAAGTGTTATTTACATAGGTGACATAAATACTTACATACCCGGTACTGTAAATAAAAGCAAGCTGTATGAGTTTATGTCAGAAGGGCTTGTAGACTTCTGGATTGAAACCGGGCATGATCACAATGAGCATACATCAAATTTCAATACCCGAATTGACTATGCCCTGGTAACAGGCAAGGACTTCGATAAGCTTAATAAGAAGTATGATATGACAGTGGACCATACAGTACGCGTAAACGGGCTCTCCGACCATTCCGCGATAATACTTAAAGAACGTACACCCGAAACGAAAAAGACAGGTGAATTGAAATGA
- the nadA gene encoding quinolinate synthase NadA, translating to MIRDIQDKILELKKEHDICILAHSYQAAEIVEIADITGDSYKLSVEAAKVQNRNILMCGVHFMAETAKMLSPEKNVYLANGGAGCPMAEQMEPAMIRGIKMDEPDRKVVCYINTTAALKAECDVCVTSSSAVKIVKNMDADKILFIPDCNLGTFVANECPDKDIMLLKGGCPVHASITVDEVEEARAAHPNAKLLVHPECVPAVTKLADFAGSTADIMRYAAESSEREFIIGTEISITEHLQYKFPEKRFYNLSKRLICPNMKLTTLMDVYGSCKAIGGDSSFDVTEIVMSDELIAKAKGCIDEMIRLSV from the coding sequence ATGATAAGAGATATCCAGGACAAAATACTTGAACTGAAAAAGGAACACGATATCTGTATACTTGCTCACAGCTATCAGGCTGCCGAGATAGTGGAGATCGCAGATATCACAGGCGACAGCTATAAGCTGAGTGTAGAGGCTGCTAAGGTGCAGAACAGGAATATCCTGATGTGCGGAGTGCATTTCATGGCGGAAACAGCCAAGATGCTCTCGCCTGAAAAGAATGTGTATCTTGCAAACGGCGGTGCAGGCTGTCCTATGGCTGAACAGATGGAACCTGCTATGATACGCGGGATAAAGATGGACGAGCCCGACCGTAAGGTGGTATGCTATATCAATACCACTGCCGCACTTAAAGCGGAGTGCGATGTATGTGTTACATCGTCTTCGGCTGTGAAGATAGTCAAGAATATGGATGCTGACAAGATACTGTTCATACCGGACTGCAATCTTGGCACCTTTGTAGCTAATGAATGTCCCGATAAGGATATCATGCTGTTGAAGGGCGGCTGTCCTGTACACGCATCTATTACCGTTGATGAGGTGGAGGAAGCTCGTGCAGCTCACCCGAATGCAAAGCTCCTCGTTCACCCCGAGTGTGTTCCTGCTGTTACAAAACTGGCTGACTTTGCAGGTTCTACAGCTGATATAATGAGATACGCCGCAGAAAGCAGCGAACGTGAATTCATTATAGGTACAGAAATATCCATCACTGAGCATCTGCAGTACAAATTCCCCGAGAAGAGGTTCTATAACCTTTCAAAACGCCTTATCTGTCCCAACATGAAGCTTACTACACTCATGGACGTATATGGCAGCTGCAAGGCTATCGGCGGCGATAGCAGTTTTGATGTGACTGAGATAGTTATGAGCGATGAGCTTATAGCCAAGGCTAAAGGCTGTATCGACGAGATGATAAGACTTTCTGTATGA
- a CDS encoding EAL domain-containing protein: MERNPKQRPLIGVVINEPDQDFYNKALYHVQKEIFAHDADAAIFNTLLTQIDQVGVENSVFSLIEPGLLDGMIVFGYTIKNEDAKASILRIIDHSDLPAVCIGLETENMTSIMFDNDECTDKIVRHLTEWHHVNDVCFVSGPEDSIFHNRVLKSFRKAFSEQGIDLTDDRIIYGPDWIGEYTSVADDILDHGLPQAIVCISDFTAAGVIGALTEKGVHIPEDVIVTGYSMNEPFASDYINITSIERRPETMAVEAVRKLFAKIKWEEYVPAERKPCCVLRKGVTCGCERINLAELSRSAMDNMVSTRRSGFDSYYNDMSETLVNAESFDEFLWRLDWYTRYLGDFESFWLCINDGIMHVLGDKLEDYSETLSIAYSRQNGKGAVPGGAGFSRRELLPAIFGERDKPSAFIFNCLHFRHVNYGYTVLSYGDSGAFFDKHYVMWLRYAAIALEKQRRHVLYNDSVSDDQIRDSLTGLLNVKGYKKVMTQRCGSFDRPDMIMRIISVDVENLRGINSAYGYSEGDRVLQRLAMILNNSAGEDDICVRVSGDEFFICGLMEAAVPVDDVPVNLERNLDAFNSDSTIDFGVHFYTSRVVAPLTSAEILDTLPYEANYQRTLAKDNHKKKRTGIADGRENKSAEHYDEDERKLVAKILNDDLLTYHFQPIVSARTGDIVAYEALMRYEGEVKISPITILSHASAMGRLDDVERHTMYNLFKFVHEHQDDLGERQLFINSIPSCTLPDKDFEELCSTYSDIVKKIVIEFTEQTEASTQQLEKVLERRSRYGIGIAIDDYGTGYSNISNLLTFMPNCVKIDRSLIMNIHEDKRRQHFVKNIIDYARDNHFKVLAEGVEKTEELRTVTGMGIDLIQGYLTARPAPEPIKVIRADIRDKIRECNRVNENIKVKKTFFAGGERELSLMALDFDDYTEVFVTDGNCALKGTEGYTSSLCIKNKDGLDCRLRLDSVSLSGENNEASIIVGKGSRLTLEIEGNVLLGGSISVPTGAWLDIVGKGDLMMRSYMTQSYGIGSDPLSGYGMINVHLNGRLDISIDGEHCIGIGGGFASPNSKIEICSEDVDIELAGKHLICVGAIDSDTSVTIRDTRLLMSTHCVEGMGIGSSKGELDLLVENSELKYDASGDNISCICVSDKKSGKAVLRGTEISATMRGKNLMAIGSSNGNASVNAENCIFDILGEGARAMGLGGADPETEVNLKNCSGHIKFSSSHCEVFEVAEDKLKQEDCDIKISLNE, from the coding sequence ATGGAAAGGAATCCTAAACAAAGACCTTTGATAGGTGTTGTTATAAATGAGCCTGATCAGGATTTTTATAATAAAGCGCTGTATCATGTCCAGAAGGAGATTTTTGCACATGATGCTGACGCTGCAATCTTCAATACCCTGCTGACTCAGATCGATCAGGTGGGCGTAGAAAACTCTGTCTTCTCGCTGATAGAGCCGGGTCTGCTTGATGGTATGATCGTGTTCGGATATACAATAAAGAATGAGGATGCTAAAGCGAGTATACTCCGTATCATAGACCACAGTGATCTTCCTGCGGTATGTATCGGTTTGGAAACTGAGAATATGACCAGCATCATGTTCGATAACGATGAGTGTACGGATAAGATAGTCAGACATCTGACAGAGTGGCATCATGTAAATGATGTATGTTTCGTCAGTGGTCCTGAGGACAGCATTTTCCATAACAGAGTACTGAAAAGCTTTAGAAAGGCATTTTCGGAACAGGGGATAGATCTGACTGATGACAGGATAATCTACGGTCCTGACTGGATAGGTGAATATACCTCGGTGGCTGATGATATACTTGATCACGGCTTGCCGCAGGCTATTGTATGCATAAGTGATTTTACAGCTGCGGGAGTTATCGGTGCTCTTACTGAGAAAGGTGTACATATACCCGAGGATGTTATTGTTACGGGCTACAGCATGAATGAACCCTTTGCATCTGATTATATTAACATAACCTCCATCGAGCGCCGTCCTGAAACTATGGCGGTAGAGGCTGTGAGAAAACTTTTTGCCAAGATAAAATGGGAGGAGTATGTTCCTGCGGAGAGAAAGCCATGCTGTGTACTTCGCAAGGGTGTTACCTGCGGATGTGAAAGGATCAATCTTGCAGAGCTTTCTCGCTCGGCAATGGATAATATGGTATCTACAAGGCGTTCGGGATTTGATTCATACTATAACGATATGTCTGAAACGCTGGTAAACGCTGAAAGCTTTGACGAATTTTTATGGAGACTTGATTGGTATACCCGTTACCTTGGGGATTTTGAGAGTTTCTGGCTATGCATTAATGATGGCATAATGCACGTGCTCGGTGACAAGCTGGAGGATTATTCCGAAACGCTGTCCATAGCCTACAGCCGACAGAACGGCAAGGGTGCTGTCCCGGGCGGAGCGGGATTCAGCAGGCGCGAACTTCTTCCTGCTATATTCGGTGAAAGGGACAAGCCGAGTGCTTTTATATTCAACTGTCTGCATTTCAGACACGTGAATTATGGGTATACTGTGCTTTCGTACGGCGATTCAGGTGCTTTTTTTGATAAGCACTACGTTATGTGGCTGCGGTATGCGGCTATTGCTTTGGAAAAGCAGAGAAGGCATGTACTTTATAATGACAGCGTTTCCGATGACCAGATCAGAGATTCGCTGACGGGTCTGCTGAATGTTAAAGGATATAAAAAGGTCATGACACAGCGCTGCGGCAGCTTTGACCGTCCTGATATGATCATGAGGATAATCTCTGTAGATGTTGAGAACCTGAGAGGTATAAACTCTGCCTACGGATACAGTGAGGGCGACAGGGTACTTCAAAGGCTGGCTATGATACTCAACAACAGCGCAGGCGAGGACGATATCTGCGTAAGGGTCAGCGGCGATGAGTTCTTTATTTGCGGACTTATGGAGGCAGCTGTGCCTGTGGACGATGTTCCTGTTAATCTTGAAAGGAACCTTGATGCGTTCAATTCTGATTCGACAATAGATTTCGGTGTGCATTTCTATACTTCAAGAGTGGTTGCACCCCTTACTTCTGCGGAAATACTTGATACTCTGCCGTACGAAGCAAATTATCAGCGTACGCTGGCCAAGGATAATCATAAAAAGAAGCGTACAGGTATCGCTGACGGACGGGAAAACAAGAGTGCGGAGCACTATGATGAGGATGAGAGAAAGCTGGTCGCAAAGATACTCAACGATGACCTGCTGACCTACCACTTCCAGCCTATAGTAAGTGCCAGGACCGGTGATATAGTTGCATATGAGGCACTTATGAGATATGAGGGAGAGGTGAAGATATCTCCTATAACGATACTGAGCCATGCGTCTGCTATGGGCAGGCTTGATGATGTTGAAAGACATACCATGTACAACCTGTTCAAATTCGTTCATGAGCATCAGGATGATCTGGGTGAGAGACAGCTGTTCATAAACAGTATACCTTCATGTACCCTGCCTGACAAGGACTTTGAAGAACTATGCAGTACCTACAGCGATATCGTCAAGAAAATAGTTATAGAGTTTACGGAGCAGACCGAAGCCAGCACACAGCAGCTTGAAAAGGTGCTGGAGAGGCGCAGCCGCTACGGCATAGGCATAGCTATAGACGATTATGGAACGGGCTATTCCAATATAAGCAATCTGCTGACATTCATGCCGAACTGCGTGAAAATAGACAGAAGCCTTATCATGAATATCCATGAGGATAAGCGCAGACAGCATTTTGTTAAGAATATAATCGACTATGCGCGCGATAATCATTTCAAGGTACTGGCAGAAGGCGTTGAGAAAACAGAGGAGCTCAGAACTGTCACAGGCATGGGCATAGACCTCATACAGGGATATCTGACAGCACGTCCTGCACCCGAACCGATAAAAGTAATACGTGCTGATATCAGGGATAAAATAAGAGAATGCAACCGTGTGAATGAGAATATAAAGGTCAAAAAGACTTTCTTTGCAGGAGGTGAACGCGAGCTTTCGCTGATGGCATTGGATTTTGATGACTATACAGAGGTATTTGTCACTGACGGCAACTGTGCATTGAAAGGTACAGAGGGATACACTTCATCACTTTGTATAAAGAACAAAGATGGTCTTGATTGCAGGCTGAGACTGGATAGTGTAAGTCTGTCGGGCGAAAACAATGAGGCATCTATAATCGTCGGAAAGGGCAGCAGACTGACGCTGGAGATAGAAGGTAATGTACTGCTGGGCGGTTCTATAAGTGTTCCGACGGGAGCATGGCTGGATATAGTCGGCAAAGGTGACCTTATGATGCGGTCGTATATGACACAGAGCTATGGCATAGGTTCGGATCCTCTCAGCGGTTATGGCATGATAAATGTTCATCTGAACGGCAGACTGGATATCAGCATAGATGGAGAACATTGTATAGGCATAGGAGGAGGCTTCGCTTCGCCTAACAGCAAGATCGAGATATGCTCTGAAGATGTGGATATCGAGCTGGCGGGCAAGCACCTTATATGTGTCGGAGCGATAGATTCCGACACTTCGGTAACGATCAGGGATACCAGGCTGCTAATGTCGACACACTGCGTTGAGGGTATGGGTATAGGCAGCAGCAAGGGCGAACTGGATCTGTTGGTCGAAAACAGTGAGCTGAAATATGATGCATCAGGTGATAATATCTCCTGTATATGTGTTTCCGATAAAAAGAGCGGCAAGGCTGTACTGCGTGGGACTGAGATCTCAGCAACTATGCGCGGAAAGAATCTGATGGCTATAGGTTCGTCGAATGGTAATGCCTCGGTAAATGCCGAAAACTGTATATTCGATATACTGGGTGAAGGTGCAAGGGCTATGGGCTTAGGCGGTGCCGATCCTGAAACGGAAGTGAACCTGAAAAATTGCAGCGGCCATATCAAATTCAGCTCCAGCCATTGTGAGGTGTTTGAGGTTGCGGAGGATAAGCTGAAGCAGGAGGATTGTGATATCAAGATCAGTCTGAATGAGTGA
- a CDS encoding LacI family DNA-binding transcriptional regulator, with protein MVSLKDISVRCGVSVATVSKALNGHKDVSEATRERLLKAAKEMGYFPNSQARALKTNRTLNLGVMFSDDAGRGLTHEFFAKVLNSFKTEAESAGYDITFINKNVGRQKMSTYEHCKYRNVDGVVIACTDFTTQDVYEVINGDIPVVTIDHIFDCRTAIMSNNEKGIEELVNYVADMGHKRIAYIQGNRSAVADRRLAGFCKACMNRGIEVDSSLLLAGDYHNPEKTYEMTKELIAMSNRPTCIFMPDDYSSMGGFNAINDSGLSVPEDISVVGYDGIAYSQLLSPKLTTYLQDTAAIGTEAAKQLISLIENPQTTFTEVITVDGRLIEGASVKKLK; from the coding sequence TTGGTTTCATTAAAAGATATTTCCGTGCGCTGCGGCGTTTCGGTCGCTACTGTCAGCAAGGCGCTGAACGGACATAAGGACGTCAGTGAGGCGACAAGAGAAAGGCTGCTTAAAGCTGCTAAGGAAATGGGATATTTCCCGAACTCCCAGGCAAGGGCACTGAAAACCAACAGAACACTGAACCTCGGTGTGATGTTCTCGGATGATGCGGGAAGAGGTCTTACTCACGAATTTTTTGCAAAGGTGCTCAACAGCTTCAAGACAGAGGCTGAATCGGCAGGATATGACATCACATTCATAAATAAAAATGTGGGTCGTCAGAAAATGTCCACCTATGAGCATTGCAAGTACCGTAACGTTGACGGCGTGGTGATCGCCTGTACCGATTTCACGACTCAGGATGTGTACGAGGTCATAAACGGTGATATACCTGTAGTGACTATCGACCACATATTTGACTGCCGCACAGCGATAATGTCAAATAATGAGAAAGGGATCGAGGAGCTTGTAAACTATGTGGCCGATATGGGTCACAAGCGTATAGCTTACATACAGGGCAACAGATCAGCCGTTGCGGACAGAAGACTTGCAGGCTTCTGCAAGGCTTGTATGAACAGAGGGATAGAAGTTGATTCTTCGCTGCTGCTTGCGGGGGATTACCACAATCCTGAAAAGACATACGAGATGACGAAGGAGCTTATTGCGATGAGCAACAGACCTACCTGTATATTTATGCCTGATGATTATTCATCAATGGGCGGGTTCAATGCCATCAATGATTCGGGGCTGTCGGTGCCTGAGGATATATCAGTAGTCGGATATGACGGGATCGCATATTCACAGCTGTTATCACCAAAGCTGACAACGTATCTTCAGGATACGGCTGCGATCGGCACAGAGGCTGCAAAGCAGCTGATATCGCTGATCGAGAATCCACAGACGACCTTTACAGAGGTCATTACAGTAGACGGACGGCTCATTGAAGGTGCGTCGGTCAAAAAATTAAAATAG